The Glycine soja cultivar W05 chromosome 8, ASM419377v2, whole genome shotgun sequence genome has a window encoding:
- the LOC114423028 gene encoding protein RICE SALT SENSITIVE 3-like, which translates to MEESLSTLAVTHLLQQTLRSLCIHQNSQWVYVVFWRIVPRNYPPPKWESEAANDKSRGNRRNWILVWEDGFCNFATSSAPEINSGDYPPLSVYGNYECQPYQGLQPELFFKMSHEIYNYGEGLIGKVAEDQSHKWIDINFLSSCNNPADLYPRTWEAQFQSGIKTIALIAVREGVIQLGGVHKVIEDQNYVFLLRKKFSYIESIPGVLLPHPSSFSAYQGCKVEDYGASEQRHFQDNYNNVKAPNELYHDQWGHYYSINSLEALLFNLPSVESPPPPTQSHLFPSQRDLEFMGLQNEVAEKKLDDVVHWTELDVGESSNFMLRYHHRYQDQNVISGSGANNGFWY; encoded by the exons ATGGAAGAATCTCTCAGTACATTAGCTGTTACACATCTTCTTCAACAAACACTCAGAAGCTTATGCATCCATCAAAATTCTCAATGGGTCTATGTAGTCTTCTGGAGGATCGTGCCAAGAAACTATCCACCACCCAA ATGGGAAAGTGAAGCGGCTAATGATAAATCCAGAGGAAACAGAAGGAACTG GATATTGGTCTGGGAAGATGGTTTCTGCAACTTTGCTACCTCATCAGCACCTGAAATTAATTCAGGCGATTATCCTCCCTTATCAGTTTATGGGAACTATGAATGCCAGCCCTACCAAGGGCTCCAACCTGAGCTTTTCTTCAAGATGTCACATGAAATCTATAACTATGGAGAAGG CTTGATAGGGAAAGTAGCCGAGGATCAGAGTCACAAGTGGATAGACATCAACTTCTTGTCATCATGTAACAATCCAGCAGATTTG TACCCTAGGACCTGGGAAGCCCAGTTTCAGTCTGGTATAAAG ACCATAGCCCTTATTGCAGTAAGAGAAGGAGTTATTCAATTAGGAGGAGTTCACAAG GTGATTGAAGACCAAAACTACGTATTTCTATTGAGAAAAAAGTTCAGCTACATTGAGAGCATCCCTGGCGTGCTCTTACCACACCCATCATCATTTTCTGCATACCAAGGTTGTAAGGTGGAAGACTATGGTGCCTCAGAGCAACGGCATTTCCAAGACAATTATAATAATGTTAAAGCCCCAAATGAATTATATCATGACCAATGGGGCCATTATTACTCAATAAACAGCCTTGAGGCCCTACTCTTTAACCTGCCTTCAGTGgagtcaccaccaccaccaacacaGTCTCATTTGTTTCCATCTCAAAGGGACTTGGAGTTTATGGGTTTGCAAAATGAAGTGGCAGAGAAAAAGTTAGATGATGTGGTGCATTGGACTGAACTAGATGTGGGTGAGAGTAGCAATTTCATGTTAAGGTACCACCATAGGTACCAAGATCAGAATGTTATTAGTGGTAGTGGAGCCAATAATGGATTTTGGTATTAG